A window from Brucella sp. BE17 encodes these proteins:
- a CDS encoding NAD(P) transhydrogenase subunit alpha — MMEHNARRALEQAVDQLEQAALAVRLAFQNERTAQVADTVADGIGVATGIDPFVFRLAIFVLAIFVGYYVVWSVTPALHTPLMAVTNAISSVIVVGALLAVGISASGLATGFGFVALILASVNIFGGFLVTQRMLAMYKKKEK; from the coding sequence ATGATGGAACACAATGCAAGACGCGCACTGGAACAGGCGGTCGATCAGCTGGAGCAGGCTGCCTTAGCCGTTCGACTGGCGTTCCAGAACGAACGGACCGCCCAGGTGGCGGATACGGTTGCCGATGGTATCGGTGTAGCGACGGGCATTGACCCGTTCGTCTTCCGCTTGGCGATTTTCGTGCTGGCGATCTTTGTCGGCTACTACGTCGTGTGGTCGGTGACGCCAGCGCTACACACGCCGCTGATGGCGGTGACCAATGCGATTTCCTCGGTAATCGTGGTCGGCGCACTGCTCGCCGTCGGTATTTCGGCGTCCGGCCTTGCCACCGGCTTCGGTTTTGTTGCCCTGATCCTTGCCTCAGTGAACATCTTCGGCGGGTTCCTTGTCACACAGCGCATGCTGGCGATGTACAAGAAAAAAGAGAAGTGA
- a CDS encoding prepilin-type N-terminal cleavage/methylation domain-containing protein, with product MTAPHKRGFTLIEVLASLAIALLLIVPIARIITGAAGVFAGLERSAERRVNMQAAMAVTMTLDPLQTGQREIGDFTVLVEPYTFERSTALKRAGWQLYSVTVRSNKDTGENVMQTVRIGRL from the coding sequence ATGACAGCACCACACAAACGCGGCTTCACGCTGATCGAGGTTCTGGCCTCGCTGGCAATCGCCTTGCTGCTGATTGTTCCGATCGCGCGCATAATCACCGGCGCCGCGGGTGTATTCGCTGGTCTGGAGCGGTCGGCGGAACGCCGTGTCAACATGCAGGCTGCCATGGCTGTGACTATGACCCTCGACCCGTTGCAAACGGGACAGCGTGAGATCGGAGATTTCACGGTCCTCGTGGAGCCGTACACCTTCGAACGCAGCACTGCACTGAAGAGAGCAGGATGGCAACTCTACTCAGTCACGGTTCGCAGCAACAAAGATACGGGTGAAAACGTGATGCAGACTGTGCGCATTGGCAGGCTGTAA
- a CDS encoding FAD-dependent oxidoreductase: MTLSRRSLLKAGAGIAAAGAASSVLQVNIGHAADPRVADIVIIGCGSAGLGAAVAAAEAGASVIVLESQPHIGGRGIVSSGNIPIGGGTPAQMASGITDSPELLYRDLTDWSITLANGATSYRYNDRELIRAFADVNVDLYHFLSRNGVRWTKNTVDNVGGNEVGNSVNRMMHTAIMDYASVRTGLQVDADRRATTSQGPGFIRPLEAAARARGVSILVNYSLVSLHRMQSGVTGVVASHQGRNVNIQARKGVIIASGGGNGNVEYRRQFDPRLTAEYCGVAGEPYSFQDGSGIIAGLNVGASLAGTYNQTGEFGTNITKPTAIGTRYNYSFLQWQPQSPVFHLAKASGLSGVNNQNVIHVNMIGKRFFDEMGGQFPTNSAGSVNPYTHGNYLNAKNITWNPQNWVNAALAGIGDGHNGGGPIWAIFDADAVARQRWTVAPPFVDPDGFFFQANTLEELAQKIIMTHQRVPMPASNLVATVARYNSFVDSGVDSDFGKQRPQYKIQKAPFYAAWSTPVIHDARSGLRINGNSQVLDYAGQVIPGLYAAGEAAGGFSQHGNARALTQGIIAARHAALRPR; encoded by the coding sequence ATGACACTAAGCCGACGCTCATTGTTGAAGGCCGGTGCCGGAATCGCCGCTGCGGGGGCGGCCAGCAGTGTTTTGCAGGTGAATATTGGCCATGCCGCGGACCCGCGCGTAGCCGATATCGTCATAATAGGTTGCGGATCGGCGGGCCTCGGCGCCGCAGTTGCCGCTGCAGAGGCGGGCGCATCGGTTATTGTCCTTGAGTCTCAGCCGCACATTGGCGGACGTGGCATCGTAAGCTCAGGCAACATTCCCATCGGAGGCGGAACCCCCGCCCAGATGGCGTCCGGCATCACGGATTCGCCTGAACTCTTGTACAGGGACCTTACCGACTGGTCCATCACCCTGGCGAACGGCGCTACGAGCTACCGCTATAACGATCGCGAGCTCATCCGGGCGTTTGCCGACGTCAATGTCGACCTTTACCACTTTCTAAGCCGCAATGGCGTCAGGTGGACGAAAAACACTGTCGACAATGTTGGCGGCAATGAAGTCGGAAATTCGGTCAACCGCATGATGCATACAGCGATCATGGACTACGCATCGGTCCGGACCGGTTTGCAGGTAGATGCTGACCGGCGGGCGACGACGTCTCAAGGGCCCGGCTTCATACGCCCGCTGGAGGCCGCAGCAAGGGCGCGTGGCGTGAGCATCCTTGTGAATTACAGCTTGGTGTCGCTGCACCGGATGCAAAGTGGCGTGACCGGGGTCGTAGCGTCCCATCAGGGCCGGAACGTTAACATTCAGGCACGCAAGGGCGTCATCATCGCGAGCGGCGGTGGCAACGGAAATGTGGAATACCGCAGACAGTTCGATCCACGGCTCACCGCAGAGTATTGCGGCGTCGCTGGCGAGCCTTATTCTTTTCAGGACGGCAGCGGCATCATTGCCGGGCTGAATGTCGGAGCATCCCTTGCGGGCACGTACAACCAGACCGGAGAGTTCGGCACGAACATCACCAAGCCAACCGCCATCGGGACGCGATACAACTACTCTTTCTTGCAGTGGCAACCCCAGAGCCCTGTCTTCCACCTTGCGAAAGCGTCAGGCCTTTCCGGCGTCAACAACCAGAACGTTATCCATGTTAACATGATCGGGAAGCGTTTCTTCGACGAAATGGGAGGTCAGTTCCCGACAAACAGCGCTGGCTCAGTCAACCCGTACACTCACGGCAACTACCTGAACGCCAAGAATATCACATGGAACCCACAAAACTGGGTTAACGCTGCTTTGGCCGGAATCGGCGACGGCCACAATGGTGGTGGACCGATCTGGGCGATCTTCGATGCAGATGCCGTAGCCCGACAGAGATGGACTGTGGCCCCCCCCTTCGTCGATCCCGATGGATTCTTCTTCCAGGCAAACACGCTGGAAGAACTCGCACAGAAAATCATCATGACGCATCAGCGGGTTCCCATGCCGGCAAGCAACTTGGTCGCCACGGTAGCGCGATACAATAGCTTTGTTGACTCCGGTGTCGACTCCGACTTTGGCAAACAGAGGCCCCAGTACAAGATTCAAAAAGCGCCCTTCTATGCCGCCTGGTCAACGCCGGTAATCCACGACGCCCGGTCAGGCCTGCGCATCAACGGCAACAGCCAGGTCCTCGACTATGCCGGTCAGGTAATTCCCGGCCTCTACGCCGCCGGCGAAGCTGCTGGCGGGTTCAGTCAGCACGGGAACGCCCGTGCTCTCACACAGGGCATCATCGCAGCGAGACACGCAGCGCTCCGTCCGCGATAA
- a CDS encoding Re/Si-specific NAD(P)(+) transhydrogenase subunit alpha, with translation MSQIIFIPSEGGLGEPRVAASPDTVKRLAALGFDVVVESGAGTLSRIIDEDYAKAGATIGSASAAGRADVILKVRRPNAAELKSYKAGAAVLAAMDPYGNDDAVVAMAKAGISAFSMEFMPRITRAQSMDILSSQANLAGYQSVIDAAAEYDRALPMMMTAAGTVPAAKLFVMGAGVAGLQAIATARRLGAVVTATDVRPAVKEQVASLGAKFIAVEDEEFKAAETGGGYAKEMSKEYQAKQAALTADHIAKQDIVITTALIPGRQAPKLISAAMVASMKAGSVIVDLAVERGGNVEGSVAGRVVTTANGVKIIGYLNVPGRVAASASLLYARNLFAFLETMVNKETKTLAVDPEQQLVKATLLTHGGRVVHPAFAKAEPDQPQPTAPNKSAASKAQGGA, from the coding sequence GTGAGCCAGATTATCTTTATTCCATCCGAGGGCGGACTGGGCGAACCCCGTGTCGCGGCATCGCCCGATACGGTGAAGCGCTTAGCCGCCCTTGGCTTTGATGTGGTGGTTGAGAGCGGAGCGGGCACACTGTCCCGGATCATCGATGAGGACTATGCGAAGGCAGGTGCCACCATTGGTTCCGCATCCGCCGCGGGCCGTGCAGATGTGATTCTGAAGGTTCGCCGTCCAAACGCCGCAGAGCTCAAATCCTACAAGGCTGGTGCAGCTGTCCTCGCCGCAATGGATCCGTATGGCAATGACGATGCCGTTGTCGCTATGGCGAAAGCAGGTATCTCCGCTTTCTCGATGGAGTTCATGCCGCGCATCACGCGGGCCCAATCGATGGACATTCTGTCCTCGCAGGCAAACCTTGCCGGTTATCAGTCCGTGATCGATGCGGCTGCAGAATATGACCGCGCTCTTCCCATGATGATGACGGCTGCGGGCACAGTGCCAGCGGCTAAATTATTCGTGATGGGCGCGGGCGTTGCGGGTCTTCAGGCCATAGCCACGGCGCGTCGACTAGGTGCGGTCGTCACGGCCACGGACGTGCGCCCAGCTGTTAAGGAGCAGGTCGCCTCACTCGGCGCGAAGTTCATCGCGGTCGAGGATGAAGAGTTCAAGGCTGCCGAGACTGGGGGTGGATACGCCAAGGAGATGTCGAAGGAATATCAGGCCAAGCAGGCAGCGTTGACTGCCGATCACATTGCCAAGCAGGATATCGTCATCACGACTGCGCTGATTCCAGGCCGACAGGCCCCGAAGCTGATTTCGGCGGCTATGGTCGCGTCGATGAAGGCGGGTTCGGTGATCGTTGACCTCGCGGTAGAGCGCGGCGGCAATGTCGAGGGTTCTGTTGCCGGGCGAGTCGTGACGACGGCCAATGGTGTGAAAATCATCGGCTATCTCAACGTGCCGGGCCGTGTGGCTGCATCTGCTTCGCTGCTTTACGCCAGGAACCTGTTCGCGTTTCTTGAGACAATGGTGAACAAAGAGACGAAGACGCTTGCGGTTGACCCGGAGCAACAGCTCGTCAAAGCGACCTTGCTTACGCATGGGGGCCGGGTCGTGCATCCCGCCTTCGCAAAGGCCGAGCCGGATCAGCCCCAGCCCACGGCGCCGAATAAGTCCGCCGCATCAAAGGCGCAGGGAGGCGCATGA
- a CDS encoding IlvD/Edd family dehydratase codes for MSKHNGSKRLRSREWFDNTDNPGMTALYLERYLNYGLTREELQSGKPIVGIAQTGSDLSPCNRHHIELAKRVRDGIVAAGGVPLEFPVHPIQETGKRPTAALDRNLAYLALVELLYGYPLDGVVLTIGCDKTTPALLMAAATVNIPAIALSVGPMLNGWHKGERTGSGTVVWKSRERLAAGEIDYDEFMDIVASSAPSVGFCNTMGTATTMNSLAEALGMQLPGSAAIPAPYRERGQMAYQTGKRIVEMVREDLKPSDIMTREAFENAIVVNSAIGGSTNAPIHLNAIARHLGVSLTVDDWQKVGHHVPLIVNLQPAGEYLGEDYHHAGGVPAVVAELIKADLLPHPGAITANGRTISDNCAAADNLDGRVIRTVADPLRKDAGFINLKGNLFDSAIMKTSVISPEFRDRYLSNPQDSDAFEGVAVVFDGPEDYHNRIEDPSLDLNENTILFMRGAGPVGYPGGAEVVNMQPPAYLLKAGIHSLPCIGDGRQSGTSGSPSILNASPEAAVGGGLALLRTGDRVRIDLRKGTADILVSDDEMKHRLADLQNEGGYEYPKHQTPWQEIQRSMVDQFSEGMVLKPAVKYQNIAVTSGLPRDNH; via the coding sequence ATGTCCAAGCATAATGGTTCGAAACGGCTGCGCTCGCGTGAGTGGTTCGACAATACCGACAACCCCGGTATGACAGCGCTCTATCTCGAGCGCTATCTGAACTATGGGTTGACCCGCGAGGAACTGCAGTCCGGAAAGCCGATTGTCGGCATCGCCCAAACGGGCTCGGACCTGTCGCCCTGCAACCGGCATCATATCGAGCTGGCCAAGCGCGTGCGCGATGGCATTGTGGCTGCTGGCGGCGTCCCGCTTGAATTCCCGGTCCACCCAATTCAGGAGACAGGTAAGCGGCCCACCGCTGCGCTCGACCGCAACCTTGCTTATCTCGCTCTCGTTGAATTGCTGTATGGTTATCCGCTGGATGGCGTCGTGCTGACCATCGGCTGCGACAAGACCACCCCGGCGCTGCTGATGGCCGCAGCCACCGTCAACATTCCAGCCATAGCGCTGTCCGTCGGCCCGATGCTGAACGGCTGGCACAAAGGTGAACGCACCGGCTCCGGCACGGTCGTATGGAAGTCACGCGAAAGGCTGGCGGCGGGAGAGATCGACTACGACGAGTTCATGGACATCGTCGCCTCATCGGCACCGTCCGTCGGCTTTTGCAACACGATGGGCACGGCGACGACGATGAACTCGCTTGCCGAGGCGCTCGGCATGCAGTTGCCGGGCTCGGCGGCGATCCCCGCTCCCTATCGCGAGCGCGGCCAGATGGCTTACCAAACCGGCAAGCGCATCGTCGAGATGGTGAGGGAGGACCTCAAGCCGTCCGACATCATGACCCGGGAGGCGTTCGAAAATGCGATCGTCGTCAATTCTGCCATCGGCGGGTCAACCAATGCGCCTATCCATCTCAACGCCATCGCGCGGCATCTCGGCGTGTCACTGACCGTCGATGACTGGCAAAAGGTCGGCCACCACGTTCCGCTGATCGTAAATCTCCAGCCGGCCGGTGAATATCTCGGTGAGGACTATCATCATGCGGGCGGTGTTCCGGCCGTGGTGGCAGAGCTGATTAAGGCCGACTTACTGCCGCACCCTGGAGCCATAACCGCCAACGGCCGCACGATCAGCGATAATTGCGCCGCGGCGGATAACCTCGACGGCAGGGTCATCCGTACTGTTGCCGATCCGCTCAGGAAGGATGCGGGCTTCATCAATCTGAAAGGCAATCTCTTCGATTCCGCCATCATGAAGACGTCTGTCATCTCGCCGGAGTTTCGCGACCGCTATCTGTCAAATCCGCAAGACTCCGATGCCTTCGAGGGCGTCGCCGTAGTCTTCGACGGTCCGGAAGACTACCACAATCGCATTGAGGATCCCTCACTTGACCTGAACGAAAATACCATCCTGTTCATGCGCGGAGCCGGCCCAGTCGGTTATCCGGGCGGTGCCGAAGTCGTGAACATGCAACCGCCTGCCTACCTGCTGAAAGCAGGCATCCATTCGCTGCCCTGCATCGGCGATGGCCGTCAGTCCGGCACTTCTGGCTCTCCATCGATCCTCAACGCCTCGCCGGAAGCGGCCGTCGGTGGTGGTCTTGCACTGCTGCGTACGGGTGACCGGGTACGCATTGACCTGCGCAAGGGCACCGCCGACATCCTCGTGTCGGATGACGAGATGAAGCACCGTCTTGCCGATCTTCAAAACGAGGGCGGCTATGAATATCCGAAGCATCAGACACCCTGGCAAGAGATCCAGCGGTCAATGGTTGATCAGTTTTCTGAGGGAATGGTTCTGAAACCGGCGGTTAAGTACCAGAATATCGCCGTCACCAGCGGCCTGCCGCGCGACAATCATTAG
- a CDS encoding PilN domain-containing protein, giving the protein MASPFTAAIRGLDDWIAGPASLLDELVRVKSGSRVIGTVADDGSAIEIQPASGRKPSALLSMPISHDAQPSAALLSAVNGKTIHLGIPSSWVIARRIELPMEAASHLDGIVASRMGALSPLPVSDIYFGHKVIDIDREARQVMVAIAIVPRSRVAAALACLNVTVARQVLISAPFPKCGEVAVSTYRQQGTGTRDRIKFLLAGILGISLVTAITALAVRPMIEGSYAKRRAAVEVRAEQARQAIALAAAPFKAETAPEQTALNFKEDAVSALAALDALAEALPMHSYATEVSFANGRMRLSGRTLDVPEVLTALESSGRFEGSRLVGPALRGEDGVTSEFDVDTQPLIRSGGALR; this is encoded by the coding sequence ATGGCTTCTCCTTTCACCGCAGCTATCCGCGGCCTGGATGACTGGATTGCGGGACCAGCCTCTCTGCTGGATGAACTTGTGCGCGTTAAATCCGGCAGCCGCGTGATCGGGACGGTCGCCGATGACGGGAGCGCTATTGAAATCCAGCCAGCATCGGGCCGAAAGCCGTCTGCCCTCCTGTCGATGCCGATTTCTCATGACGCGCAGCCGTCCGCTGCATTGCTCAGCGCAGTGAATGGAAAGACGATCCATCTCGGCATCCCATCGAGCTGGGTGATCGCGCGCCGCATTGAACTGCCTATGGAGGCTGCCAGCCACCTCGATGGAATTGTTGCGTCGCGTATGGGTGCACTTTCACCATTGCCTGTCTCCGACATCTATTTCGGTCACAAGGTAATCGACATCGACCGCGAAGCCCGGCAAGTGATGGTTGCCATCGCGATCGTTCCAAGGTCGCGCGTCGCTGCTGCCCTGGCATGTCTGAATGTGACCGTTGCCCGCCAGGTCCTGATTTCGGCACCGTTTCCCAAATGCGGCGAAGTGGCTGTGTCGACATACCGGCAACAGGGCACCGGGACCCGTGACCGAATAAAGTTTCTTCTCGCCGGAATTTTGGGGATCAGCCTCGTCACGGCCATCACAGCACTGGCGGTACGGCCGATGATCGAGGGAAGCTATGCCAAACGCCGCGCTGCCGTCGAGGTCCGCGCAGAACAGGCGCGTCAGGCGATTGCGCTCGCGGCAGCGCCCTTCAAGGCTGAAACCGCGCCTGAGCAGACCGCACTGAACTTCAAGGAAGACGCCGTAAGCGCGCTTGCAGCCTTAGACGCCCTGGCTGAAGCTTTGCCCATGCACTCCTATGCCACGGAAGTATCTTTCGCCAATGGGCGCATGCGTCTTTCGGGGCGGACATTGGACGTACCGGAAGTGCTGACCGCGCTTGAATCGTCGGGGCGTTTCGAAGGCAGCAGACTGGTCGGACCGGCTTTGCGCGGAGAGGATGGCGTTACTTCCGAGTTCGATGTCGACACCCAGCCGCTCATTCGCTCGGGGGGCGCACTGCGATGA
- the gspM gene encoding type II secretion system protein GspM has translation MMLTTLWRDKRLQSLIVIALLVVGTLILVADTLLTWRAEARTLALYEERTALLEGKASNSPVHHAEAPTPDVGENKILLDSQTSGLVSAEFQRLISEHVERVGAIIRRVDVPADGQIGLTGDPQLEALERIRLTTDIEVMEQSLPDLLYAIEAGSPVMIVDSFRIRLNRAVDLSGGGQNFGSLDRPLSLNVSLSAFREKGSQP, from the coding sequence ATGATGCTGACGACTCTATGGCGCGACAAGCGGCTTCAATCCCTCATCGTCATTGCCCTGCTGGTCGTCGGAACTCTGATACTTGTCGCCGATACGTTGCTGACCTGGCGTGCTGAGGCGCGTACGCTGGCGCTTTATGAGGAACGTACGGCCCTGCTCGAAGGCAAGGCATCCAATTCCCCGGTCCACCACGCGGAAGCGCCGACTCCAGACGTTGGCGAGAACAAGATACTTCTCGATTCCCAAACCAGCGGGCTCGTCTCAGCCGAATTTCAGCGCCTGATTTCTGAACATGTAGAACGTGTGGGGGCCATTATCAGGCGCGTCGACGTTCCCGCAGACGGCCAAATCGGCCTCACAGGCGATCCCCAGCTGGAGGCTTTGGAACGCATTCGTTTGACCACCGATATTGAGGTAATGGAGCAATCGCTGCCAGATCTCCTATATGCCATAGAGGCGGGTTCGCCCGTCATGATCGTCGACAGCTTCAGGATCAGATTGAACCGCGCGGTTGACTTGTCAGGGGGAGGCCAAAACTTTGGTTCCCTCGATCGACCATTATCGCTAAACGTCTCGCTATCCGCCTTCCGAGAGAAGGGCTCCCAGCCATGA
- a CDS encoding prepilin-type N-terminal cleavage/methylation domain-containing protein, with product MRRKRRAQGGFTLIEALVSLLLATILFGGLSLYTGTWMRHWQGMIDRGGREDTVAVILDRMVEDLEAAQPAHSNPEVGTTVVLFTGSAEKVTFVRPALGYQLRAGLDDITYSMGRAGTDKALIRARRDHLKGTGGEDLPLVRGDLKLSFSYAGLDGAFSPEWTNAYRIPSLVRIEISGSSPRSWRQWAYARLRVELPAHCGVAEALSQCLQRYGMAF from the coding sequence ATGAGGAGGAAACGCAGGGCTCAAGGCGGTTTCACGCTGATCGAGGCATTGGTTTCGTTGTTGCTCGCTACAATCCTGTTTGGTGGGCTGTCGCTGTACACCGGGACCTGGATGCGCCATTGGCAAGGAATGATCGACCGGGGCGGACGGGAGGATACAGTGGCTGTCATCCTCGACCGGATGGTGGAAGATCTCGAGGCCGCGCAGCCCGCCCATTCTAACCCGGAAGTGGGCACCACCGTAGTCCTATTCACCGGGAGTGCTGAAAAGGTCACCTTCGTGCGTCCGGCCCTCGGCTACCAACTCCGTGCGGGACTTGATGACATAACTTACTCGATGGGACGGGCTGGAACTGACAAGGCCCTCATTCGTGCTCGCCGCGATCATCTGAAGGGCACGGGCGGGGAGGACCTTCCACTCGTGCGCGGCGATCTGAAGCTTTCGTTTAGCTATGCCGGACTGGACGGCGCGTTCAGCCCCGAATGGACAAACGCCTACCGCATTCCGTCACTCGTCCGCATCGAGATATCCGGTAGTTCTCCGCGTTCCTGGAGGCAGTGGGCCTATGCGCGGTTGCGTGTCGAACTGCCTGCGCATTGCGGCGTCGCCGAGGCGCTCTCGCAGTGTCTGCAGCGCTACGGAATGGCGTTCTGA
- the gspG gene encoding type II secretion system major pseudopilin GspG, with protein MSVHFTVDSPLTQRKRARRRKAGFTLIEMLVVLAIIGLISALVGPRVLAQLSDSRERAAKLQIEAFSSALDIFYIDVGRYPMQAEGLGALAQKPTTIQVWNGPYLRSDSVPLDPWGNEYKYASDGKSFNITSDGLGERGSNVSR; from the coding sequence ATGAGCGTACATTTCACAGTTGATTCTCCTCTCACACAACGCAAGCGTGCCAGGCGCCGCAAGGCGGGCTTTACACTGATCGAGATGCTGGTCGTGCTGGCCATCATCGGGCTGATCTCAGCGCTCGTCGGCCCTCGTGTTCTGGCGCAGTTGTCTGATTCCCGAGAGCGCGCGGCCAAGCTCCAGATTGAGGCGTTTTCCAGTGCGCTAGATATCTTCTACATTGATGTTGGTCGTTATCCAATGCAGGCAGAGGGACTGGGAGCCTTGGCGCAAAAGCCCACAACCATCCAAGTCTGGAACGGACCATACCTTCGCAGTGATAGCGTTCCGCTCGATCCGTGGGGCAACGAGTACAAATACGCCAGCGATGGAAAGTCGTTCAACATCACCTCCGATGGTCTAGGTGAGCGCGGCTCAAATGTGTCCCGCTAG
- a CDS encoding type II secretion system F family protein, whose product MSSTAFAYKALNGDGRLELGRIDASDSEDAVQKLSARGLIPVNVEESVQSAARAPLFTSRIPAAAVTRLLSDLSIMLNAGIRIDEALSIMEREFDNGKLQPVVTSVRTDLASGKSFSTALEAWPALFPTFQIAMVRVAETSGKLATLLSRIVEERQNFEALQVKVREALRYPAVLFAGTICVLVFFLVGVVPQFEPMIAQGGNTDTLMVAMFAVSNFLSSYGLELLLAVSIVVLLGFVAARRGLLWAWLWGGAKKLPLLSDIPGSYRTGRFARLLGIMVETGVAVPLAFKLISDTIDHGEAARARAQQASDALRQGNRLGHALEILQLPPLAVRMLRLGEQSGELADLAYRVADFYEVRLERSLSRIVGLVGPAAVATISILIGGMIVSIMSTLMSFNDMVR is encoded by the coding sequence ATGAGTTCCACGGCATTCGCATATAAGGCTTTGAATGGCGACGGGCGCCTGGAACTCGGCCGGATCGATGCGTCGGATTCCGAGGACGCCGTCCAGAAGCTGAGCGCGCGCGGGTTGATCCCGGTGAATGTCGAAGAAAGCGTGCAGTCCGCAGCACGGGCGCCGCTCTTCACGAGCCGAATACCGGCGGCGGCTGTTACGCGGCTGCTCTCGGACCTTTCAATCATGCTCAATGCGGGTATCCGGATCGACGAAGCTCTCTCGATCATGGAAAGGGAATTCGACAATGGCAAGCTTCAACCCGTGGTCACCAGCGTTCGGACCGATCTGGCTTCAGGCAAATCGTTTTCCACTGCATTGGAAGCCTGGCCTGCCCTCTTCCCCACATTTCAAATCGCCATGGTTCGCGTTGCAGAGACCTCCGGCAAGTTGGCCACCCTTTTGTCGCGCATCGTGGAGGAGCGCCAGAATTTTGAGGCATTGCAAGTCAAGGTCAGGGAGGCGCTGCGGTACCCAGCGGTCCTTTTCGCCGGCACGATCTGCGTACTGGTTTTCTTCCTAGTGGGCGTGGTTCCTCAGTTCGAACCGATGATCGCGCAGGGCGGCAACACGGACACGCTGATGGTGGCGATGTTCGCGGTTTCGAACTTCCTTAGCTCATATGGGCTGGAGCTTCTGCTTGCCGTTTCCATCGTGGTATTATTGGGGTTCGTGGCGGCGCGGCGAGGCCTTCTATGGGCATGGCTCTGGGGGGGGGCCAAAAAGCTTCCGCTTCTGTCGGATATACCGGGCAGTTATCGCACGGGTCGCTTCGCACGTCTCTTGGGAATCATGGTCGAAACGGGCGTGGCGGTTCCCCTGGCTTTCAAGCTCATCTCCGATACTATCGATCATGGGGAGGCAGCCCGGGCACGCGCGCAGCAGGCATCCGATGCGCTGAGACAGGGCAACAGGCTTGGTCATGCACTTGAGATTCTCCAGCTTCCGCCGCTGGCGGTGCGCATGTTGAGACTCGGTGAGCAAAGTGGCGAACTCGCTGATCTTGCCTATCGTGTTGCCGACTTTTATGAAGTGCGGTTGGAACGTTCGCTGTCCCGTATCGTCGGGCTCGTCGGCCCTGCGGCGGTGGCAACCATCAGCATCTTGATCGGTGGTATGATCGTGTCGATCATGTCTACCCTAATGTCCTTCAATGACATGGTTCGATAG